A single genomic interval of bacterium harbors:
- a CDS encoding SelT/SelW/SelH family (seleno)protein — protein MAQLQKVTIEYCTSUGYLPHAVRVAEEILKAKKTDVATLSLIPSSGGVFEVVADGKTIFSKKQLGRRPEPGEVLTQLEGS, from the coding sequence ATGGCGCAGCTCCAAAAGGTGACGATCGAATACTGCACCAGTTGAGGGTATCTCCCCCATGCCGTCCGTGTGGCGGAAGAGATCCTCAAGGCCAAGAAAACCGACGTGGCGACGCTGAGCCTGATTCCCTCCTCCGGAGGCGTCTTCGAAGTCGTCGCCGACGGCAAGACGATCTTCTCCAAGAAGCAGTTGGGCCGGCGCCCGGAGCCCGGCGAAGTCCTCACCCAACTCGAAGGTTCGTGA